A single Xiphias gladius isolate SHS-SW01 ecotype Sanya breed wild chromosome 22, ASM1685928v1, whole genome shotgun sequence DNA region contains:
- the popdc3 gene encoding popeye domain-containing protein 3, with protein sequence MEPPDFEAMNYTVEQEASPYPFCEEWREGSEGSVFHLASIFLFLGFMGGSGFYGLLYLFTFLTLGFFCSTLWGWSDPCTTDSFLWSFALFGVCLGQVLHVAYRLRNVSFEKEFLELYHSMFKKLGVPLADFGKIVACCDGDIHTIEKNHCFAIEGKTAIDKLSVLLSGRIRVTVNGEFLHYIYPFQFLDSPEWDSLRPSEEGVFQVTLRADNPCRYVAWRRKKLYLLFAKHRYIAKIFALVVRNDIAEKLYSLNDNAFDKSGHRYDLRLPSYCHMAVTELEKADVLLQVPGQSGRTA encoded by the exons ATGGAGCCTCCGGACTTCGAAGCCATGAACTACACGGTGGAGCAAGAGGCGTCGCCGTACCCGTTCTGTGAGGAATGGCGCGAGGGCTCGGAGGGCTCCGTCTTCCACCTGGCCagcatcttcctcttcctcggCTTCATGGGCGGCAGCGGCTTCTACGGGCTCCTCTACCTGTTCACCTTCCTGACTCTGGGCTTCTTCTGCTCCACTCTGTGGGGATGGTCGGACCCCTGCACCACGGACTCTTTCCTGTGGAGTTTCGCGCTCTTCGGCGTGTGTCTGGGACAGGTCCTGCATGTCGCCTACCGGCTGAGGAACGTCTCCTTCGAGAAGGAGTTCCTGGAGCTTTACCACAGCATGTTTAAGAAACTGGGGGTGCCGCTCGCGGATTTTGGGAAGATAGTGGCCTGCTGCGACGGAGACATCCACACCATAGAGAAGAACCACTGCTTCGCCATCGAGGGAAAAACCGCCATTGACAAACTGTCGGTGCTCCTGTCAGGCAG AATCCGTGTGACAGTTAATGGAGAGTTTCTCCATTATATCTACCCTTTCCAGTTCCTGGATTCGCCTGAGTGGGACTCTCTCAGACCATCAGAGGAGGGTGTCTTCCAG GTGACCCTGCGTGCTGATAACCCTTGCCGATATGTGGcgtggaggaggaagaaactCTACCTGCTTTTTGCTAAGcatcgctacatagccaagATCTTTGCCCTGGTTGTGCGCAATGACATTGCAGAGAAGCTGTACTCCCTTAATGACAACGCTTTTGACAAGTCCGGGCACCGCTATGATCTCCGCTTACCCAGTTACTGTCACATGGCAGTGACCGAATTAGAAAAGGCAGATGTCCTCCTGCAAGTGCCGGGGCAGAGTGGAAGGActgcctga